One genomic region from Pseudochaenichthys georgianus chromosome 15, fPseGeo1.2, whole genome shotgun sequence encodes:
- the LOC117459441 gene encoding melanopsin-A-like — translation MAHEAPHPFPTVDVPDHAHYTIGSVILAIGITGMIGNLLVIYAFSRSRSLRTPANMFIINLAITDLLMCVTQAPIFFTTSMHKRWIFGEKCCELYAFCGALFGICSMITLTVIAIDRYFVITRPLTSIGVLSRRRAFYILLGAWTYSLAWSLPPFFGWSAYVPEGLLTSCSWDYMTFTPSVRAYTMLLFIFVFFLPLFIIIYCYFFIFRAIRSTTQAVGKMSGSIHSHCSTRDSKKKFQRVQSEWKLAKIALIVILLYVVSWSPYSAVALTAFAGYADMLTPYMNSVPAVIAKASAIHNPIIYAITHPKYRIALAKYIPGFGTLLCVHPRDLRSASSSFVSTRRSTVTSQTSDISNHVRSQSYSKTRLSSISDSESGLTDIEADGSSMGSRPASRQVSCDITRDTAELPEFKPSASVKIKSHDSGIFEKTSCDPDISTAGVGERSSVPNTEVAEVHVRRGTIGRIPSIVITSETSPFLPIGRNGSCNGRSKTANHSNTGEGPG, via the exons ATGGCGCACGAGGCTCCGCACCCGTTCCCCACGGTGGACGTTCCCGACCACGCGCACTACACCATTGGCTCGGTCATCCTCGCCATCGGCATCACCGGCATGATCGGAAACCTCCTGGTGATCTACGCCTTCAGCAG gagtCGCAGTCTGAGGACCCCGGCCAACATGTTCATCATTAACTTGGCGATCACCGACCTGCTGATGTGCGTCACTCAGGCGCCCATCTTCTTCACCACCAGCATGCACAAGAGGTGGATCTTCGGAGAGAaat GCTGCGAGCTGTATGCGTTCTGTGGCGCTCTCTTCGGGATCTGCTCCATGATCACGCTGACGGTGATCGCCATCGACCGATACTTCGTCATCACGCGACCTCTGACCTCCATCGGGGTGCTGTCACGAAGACGAGCGTTCTACATCCTCCTGGGCGCCTGGACCTACTCGCTGGCCTGGAGCCTGCCGCCATTCTTCGGCTGga GTGCGTACGTCCCTGAGGGTCTGCTGACGTCCTGCAGCTGGGACTACATGACCTTCACCCCGTCGGTGCGAGCGTACACCATGCTGCTCTTCATCTTCGTCTTCTTCCTACCACTCTTCATCATCATCTACTGTTACTTCTTCATCTTCCGCGCCATTCGCAGCACCACCCA ggctgTGGGGAAGATGTCTGGCAGCATCCACAGTCACTGCAGCACTCGGGACTCGAAGAAGAAGTTCCAGCGTGTGCAGAGCGAGTGGAAGTTGGCGAAGATCGCTCTGATCGTCATCCTGCTGTACGTCGTGTCCTGGTCCCCCTACTCCGCCGTCGCTCTCACCGCCTTCGcagg GTACGCAGACATGTTGACCCCCTACATGAACTCTGTGCCCGCCGTCATCGCCAAGGCCTCCGCCATCCACAACCCCATCATCTACGCCATCACACACCCCAAatacag GATAGCGTTAGCGAAGTACATCCCGGGTTTCGGCACTCTGCTCTGCGTCCATCCTCGAGACCTCCGCTCCGCCAGCAGCAGCTTCGTGTCGACGCGCCGCTCCACCGTCACCAGCCAGACCTCCGACATCAGCAACCACGTGAGGTCACAGAGCTACAGCAAGACCCGCCTCTCCTCCATCTCCGACAGCGAATCG GGTCTGACAGATATCGAGGCCGATGGGTCCAGCATGGGGTCGCGACCCGCCAGCCGCCAGGTCTCCTGTGACATCACCAGAGACACAGCTGAGCTCCCCGAGTTCAAACCCTCCGCCAGCGTCAAGATCAAGAGCCACGACTCGGGGATATTCGAAAAG ACGTCCTGTGATCCTGATATTTCCACGGCAGGAGTCGGTGAACGCAGCAGTGTCCCAAAT ACAGAAGTGGCGGAGGTACACGTGAGGAGAGGCACGATTGGTCGAATCCCGAGCATCGTCATCACCTCGGAGACCAGCCCCTTCCTTCCCATTGGACGAAACGGCTCCTGCAATGGCCGATCAAAGACAGCCAATCACAGCAACACAGGGGAGGGGCCTGGGTAG